A section of the Myxocyprinus asiaticus isolate MX2 ecotype Aquarium Trade chromosome 40, UBuf_Myxa_2, whole genome shotgun sequence genome encodes:
- the slc29a2 gene encoding equilibrative nucleoside transporter 2 isoform X2 translates to MRMCKETSDNRGLVAAIFFLLGMGTLLPWNFFITAMNYFTERLKTGNEANPGNGSNPEQADPYMFGNLSVLLAQLPLLLFTLLNSFLYQHIAEKIRIGGSMVFILLLFILTASLVKVEMDRDHFFYITMATIWFINMFGAVLQGSLFGLVGKLPPRYSSLFMSGQAVAGIFSGLAMLLSNIFETDSESSALGYFITPCAATLLTLCCYLILPNLKFARLHLENGFSESEETRKEPLTNISATESVTLVKVKLNDDNGLDINGKMILTASDSEACKKVDELKQEAPEEKSSVPQVFKKIWVMALCVTCTFAVTLSVFPAITINTQPSGLFEGKKNIFVPFCSFIVFNVMDWIGRSLTSRLQLPSMKSCFFPIFVVLRVIFIPALMLCNVHPRSVLPVIFNHDVAYMVIMSLFAMTNGYFACLSMSYAPQTLAKPSGHFFPGW, encoded by the exons ATGAGGATGTGTAAGGAAACATCAGATAACCG TGGCCTTGTAGCTGCTATCTTTTTCTTGTTGGGCATGGGGACTCTGCTTCCATGGAACTTCTTCATAACTGCAATGAAT TATTTCACTGAGCGTTTGAAAACTGGGAATGAAGCAAATCCTGGGAATGGTTCAAATCCTGAGCAGGCAGATCCTTACATGTTCGGTAACCTGAGTGTGCTATTAGCCCAGCTTCCCTTGCTGCTCTTTACCCTTCTCAACTCTTTTCTATACCAGCA CATTGCAGAGAAGATTAGGATTGGTGGCAGCATGGTCTTCATATTACTCCTCTTCATTCTCACAGCCAGTTTAGTGAAGGTTGAGATGGACCGGGACCACTTCTTCTACATTACCATGGCAACAATCTGGTTTATTAACA tgtttgggGCAGTGTTGCAAGGTAGTCTGTTTGGTCTGGTTGGTAAACTACCCCCGAGATACAGCTCCCTGTTTATGAGTGGTCAGGCTGTGGCGGGGATTTTCTCCGGTCTTGCCATGCTGTTATCGAACATCT TTGAGACTGATTCAGAGAGCTCTGCTCTGGGATATTTCATAACCCCCTGTGCTGCCACTCTGCTTACTTTGTGCTGTTACCTCATACTGCCGAATCTG AAGTTTGCCCGGCTTCATTTGGAAAATGGATTCTCAGAAAGTGAAGAGACAAGGAAAGAGCCATTAACAAATATTTCTG CTACAGAGAGTGTCACTTTGGTTAAAGTGAAGTTGAATGATGACAATGGGTTAGACATCAATGGCAAAATGATTTTAACTGCCTCTGATTCTGAAGCGTGCAAAAAGGTGGATGAGCTCAAACAAGAAGCCCCTGAAGAGAAGTCATCTGTACCTCAAGTCTTCAAAAAG attTGGGTGATGGCATTATGTGTGACATGCACGTTTGCCGTCAcattgtctgtttttccagcaatTACTATCAATACACAACCCTCAGGCTTATTTGAAGGAAAAA AGAATATCTTCGTCCCcttttgttcattcattgtctTCAATGTAATGGACTGGATTGGTAGAAGTCTCACGTCTCGTCTTCAGTTG CCATCGATGAAGAGTTGTTTTTTCCCTATCTTTGTGGTATTACGAGTCATTTTCATTCCTGCCCTCATGCTCTGCAACGTTCATCCTCGCTCTGTTCTACCAGTCATTTTCAATCATGATGTGGCCTACATGGTCATCATGTCATTGTTTGCCATGACGAATGGATATTTTGCCTGCCTCTCCATGAGTTATGCTCCACA AACACTCGCAAAGCCTTCTGGTCACTTTTTTCCAGGCTGGTGA
- the slc29a2 gene encoding equilibrative nucleoside transporter 2 isoform X1, with protein sequence MRMCKETSDNRGLVAAIFFLLGMGTLLPWNFFITAMNYFTERLKTGNEANPGNGSNPEQADPYMFGNLSVLLAQLPLLLFTLLNSFLYQHIAEKIRIGGSMVFILLLFILTASLVKVEMDRDHFFYITMATIWFINMFGAVLQGSLFGLVGKLPPRYSSLFMSGQAVAGIFSGLAMLLSNIFETDSESSALGYFITPCAATLLTLCCYLILPNLKFARLHLENGFSESEETRKEPLTNISATESVTLVKVKLNDDNGLDINGKMILTASDSEACKKVDELKQEAPEEKSSVPQVFKKIWVMALCVTCTFAVTLSVFPAITINTQPSGLFEGKKNIFVPFCSFIVFNVMDWIGRSLTSRLQLPSMKSCFFPIFVVLRVIFIPALMLCNVHPRSVLPVIFNHDVAYMVIMSLFAMTNGYFACLSMSYAPQLVKPKDAETAGALMTFFLAVGLSLGAALSFALKQII encoded by the exons ATGAGGATGTGTAAGGAAACATCAGATAACCG TGGCCTTGTAGCTGCTATCTTTTTCTTGTTGGGCATGGGGACTCTGCTTCCATGGAACTTCTTCATAACTGCAATGAAT TATTTCACTGAGCGTTTGAAAACTGGGAATGAAGCAAATCCTGGGAATGGTTCAAATCCTGAGCAGGCAGATCCTTACATGTTCGGTAACCTGAGTGTGCTATTAGCCCAGCTTCCCTTGCTGCTCTTTACCCTTCTCAACTCTTTTCTATACCAGCA CATTGCAGAGAAGATTAGGATTGGTGGCAGCATGGTCTTCATATTACTCCTCTTCATTCTCACAGCCAGTTTAGTGAAGGTTGAGATGGACCGGGACCACTTCTTCTACATTACCATGGCAACAATCTGGTTTATTAACA tgtttgggGCAGTGTTGCAAGGTAGTCTGTTTGGTCTGGTTGGTAAACTACCCCCGAGATACAGCTCCCTGTTTATGAGTGGTCAGGCTGTGGCGGGGATTTTCTCCGGTCTTGCCATGCTGTTATCGAACATCT TTGAGACTGATTCAGAGAGCTCTGCTCTGGGATATTTCATAACCCCCTGTGCTGCCACTCTGCTTACTTTGTGCTGTTACCTCATACTGCCGAATCTG AAGTTTGCCCGGCTTCATTTGGAAAATGGATTCTCAGAAAGTGAAGAGACAAGGAAAGAGCCATTAACAAATATTTCTG CTACAGAGAGTGTCACTTTGGTTAAAGTGAAGTTGAATGATGACAATGGGTTAGACATCAATGGCAAAATGATTTTAACTGCCTCTGATTCTGAAGCGTGCAAAAAGGTGGATGAGCTCAAACAAGAAGCCCCTGAAGAGAAGTCATCTGTACCTCAAGTCTTCAAAAAG attTGGGTGATGGCATTATGTGTGACATGCACGTTTGCCGTCAcattgtctgtttttccagcaatTACTATCAATACACAACCCTCAGGCTTATTTGAAGGAAAAA AGAATATCTTCGTCCCcttttgttcattcattgtctTCAATGTAATGGACTGGATTGGTAGAAGTCTCACGTCTCGTCTTCAGTTG CCATCGATGAAGAGTTGTTTTTTCCCTATCTTTGTGGTATTACGAGTCATTTTCATTCCTGCCCTCATGCTCTGCAACGTTCATCCTCGCTCTGTTCTACCAGTCATTTTCAATCATGATGTGGCCTACATGGTCATCATGTCATTGTTTGCCATGACGAATGGATATTTTGCCTGCCTCTCCATGAGTTATGCTCCACA GCTGGTGAAGCCTAAAGATGCAGAGACAGCAGGTGCTCTGATGACCTTCTTTCTGGCTGTCGGCCTCTCTCTGGGAGCTGCACTCTCCTTTGCCCTTAAACAAATAATTTAG